The following are encoded in a window of Mumia flava genomic DNA:
- a CDS encoding helix-turn-helix transcriptional regulator, whose product MLAPHSDPDFGAWGHAPHVHDFHQLLYTPLGHAVIQAGDASHHLSRSVALWLPAGTWHSARFDADSLVAGIGFDADRFDPPAAGPALVPVSDHGRSLLLARLRTQADDTAPSPELYAALTASTLTLPLPEPRSPAATAVAAALVAGPADRRTAEQWAEAHFVSSTTLRRAFVTETGLTFSEWRTRARLNASVELLAGGQMVSAVAHRIGFTSVNGFILAFRRHFGQTPKAFAAQRLLV is encoded by the coding sequence GTGCTCGCCCCTCACTCGGACCCGGACTTCGGCGCCTGGGGCCACGCCCCGCACGTGCACGACTTCCACCAGCTGCTCTACACGCCGCTGGGGCACGCCGTCATCCAGGCCGGCGACGCGTCCCACCACCTGTCCCGCAGCGTCGCGCTGTGGCTGCCCGCCGGGACGTGGCACAGTGCGCGGTTCGATGCCGACAGCCTGGTGGCCGGGATCGGGTTCGACGCCGACCGCTTCGATCCTCCCGCCGCCGGCCCTGCCCTGGTCCCGGTGTCGGACCACGGGCGCAGTCTGCTCCTCGCACGGCTCCGTACCCAGGCCGACGACACCGCGCCGTCGCCCGAGCTGTACGCGGCGCTCACCGCGAGCACCCTGACGCTCCCCCTCCCGGAGCCACGCTCACCTGCGGCGACCGCGGTCGCAGCGGCACTCGTCGCGGGCCCCGCGGACCGCCGGACAGCAGAGCAGTGGGCGGAGGCTCACTTCGTCAGCTCGACGACGCTCAGGAGAGCGTTCGTCACCGAGACGGGTCTCACGTTCTCGGAGTGGCGGACCCGCGCCAGGCTCAACGCCTCGGTCGAGCTCCTGGCCGGTGGGCAGATGGTCTCGGCCGTCGCACACCGGATCGGGTTCACCAGCGTCAACGGCTTCATCCTCGCGTTCCGACGCCACTTCGGCCAGACACCGAAGGCGTTCGCGGCGCAGCGCCTGCTGGTCTGA
- a CDS encoding ABC transporter substrate-binding protein has protein sequence MPRPHRLLALVAALVLALSLAACANDANDDSAAEATEASTRTIEDTFNGTVEGVPTDPQRVVALWRTGSLLADIGVTPVGSLEGEFLEEELGSDLYADYADIPTVGTFEGVDIEKVIELDPDLIIGMDNGGLAIDYDELSEIAPTVILNIAEPTDVWDNYPKVADIVGKSTTFEEQNADLDAQLADIAAEHGDVVGDLQVTSFSSFDGTIWVDTSKSLSYRRLDAAGFGYNPDYTDDPERYVTELSMENIASLADQDIIFYDATLEGEPAAGIQEILDSASFQRLDAAKKGNVFPLTSGVIYTFAGAFSQVEDLTAAAEAYQP, from the coding sequence GTGCCCCGACCACACCGCTTGCTCGCCCTCGTCGCCGCCCTCGTCCTCGCACTGTCGCTCGCCGCCTGCGCGAACGACGCGAACGACGATTCCGCGGCCGAGGCGACCGAAGCCAGCACCCGAACGATCGAGGACACCTTCAACGGAACCGTCGAGGGCGTGCCCACCGACCCGCAGCGCGTGGTCGCCCTGTGGCGCACCGGATCGCTGCTCGCCGACATCGGCGTCACGCCGGTCGGCTCCCTCGAGGGCGAGTTCCTCGAGGAGGAGCTCGGCTCCGACCTGTACGCGGACTACGCCGACATCCCGACCGTCGGCACCTTCGAGGGGGTCGACATCGAGAAGGTGATCGAGCTGGACCCCGACCTGATCATCGGCATGGACAACGGCGGCCTCGCGATCGACTACGACGAGCTCTCCGAGATCGCGCCGACGGTCATCCTGAACATCGCCGAGCCGACGGACGTGTGGGACAACTACCCGAAGGTCGCCGACATCGTCGGCAAGTCGACCACGTTCGAGGAGCAGAACGCCGATCTTGACGCCCAGCTCGCCGACATCGCGGCCGAGCACGGGGACGTCGTCGGTGACCTCCAGGTGACGTCGTTCAGCTCGTTCGACGGCACGATCTGGGTCGACACCAGCAAGTCGCTGTCGTACCGCCGGCTCGACGCGGCCGGCTTCGGCTACAACCCCGACTACACCGACGACCCGGAGCGGTACGTCACCGAGCTCTCGATGGAGAACATCGCCAGCTTGGCCGACCAGGACATCATCTTCTACGACGCCACCCTCGAGGGGGAGCCGGCCGCCGGGATCCAGGAGATCCTCGACTCGGCGTCGTTCCAGCGCCTGGACGCCGCGAAGAAGGGGAACGTCTTCCCGCTCACGTCGGGCGTGATCTACACGTTCGCGGGCGCGTTCAGCCAGGTCGAGGACCTGACGGCTGCCGCCGAGGCGTACCAGCCCTGA
- a CDS encoding FecCD family ABC transporter permease, with amino-acid sequence MSVATRPPTRSRGRRVASVAAGLVVALLVALMLSLAIGSRSIPLPEVFGAVFGGVDSDNATVVTSQRVPRTILGLACGLALGMAGAVMQGHTRNPLADPGLFGVNGGASFGVALLVFTFGVSSPSAIVAAALVGAAAASILIFVAGLGSLRGSALVTLAVVGTTTAALLTALTTALILLDKQTLDVLRFWEAGSLAAPDRALWPWVFPLLAAGMALALVNGIALHELALGEEVAQALGTKVVTARVVGIAGVTLLCGGATALCGPIVFLGLVAPHFVRRTCGHDYRWLVPLAGLAGAVLLLLSDTLGRVVSPPGELEAGIVVAIVGAPVLLAITRSRRLVSL; translated from the coding sequence ATGTCAGTTGCGACCCGGCCTCCGACACGCTCCCGCGGGCGCCGGGTGGCCTCGGTCGCTGCCGGTCTGGTGGTCGCGCTGCTCGTCGCCCTGATGCTCAGCCTGGCGATCGGGAGTCGATCGATCCCCCTGCCCGAGGTGTTCGGTGCGGTCTTCGGCGGCGTCGACTCCGACAACGCGACGGTCGTCACGAGCCAACGCGTACCGCGCACGATCCTCGGGCTCGCGTGCGGCCTCGCGCTCGGCATGGCAGGCGCGGTGATGCAGGGCCACACCCGCAACCCGCTGGCGGACCCGGGTCTCTTCGGCGTCAACGGCGGAGCCAGCTTCGGTGTCGCCCTCCTCGTCTTCACGTTCGGGGTGTCCTCCCCGTCCGCGATCGTGGCGGCAGCCCTCGTCGGCGCCGCCGCCGCATCGATCCTGATCTTCGTGGCAGGACTCGGCTCGCTGCGCGGCTCCGCTCTGGTGACCCTGGCGGTGGTGGGGACGACCACGGCAGCGCTCCTCACAGCTCTGACGACGGCACTGATCCTGCTCGACAAGCAGACCCTCGACGTCCTTCGCTTCTGGGAGGCGGGGTCGCTCGCCGCACCGGACCGGGCCTTGTGGCCGTGGGTGTTCCCGCTCCTGGCCGCAGGGATGGCACTGGCGCTCGTGAACGGGATCGCGCTGCACGAGCTGGCGCTCGGGGAAGAGGTCGCCCAGGCGCTCGGCACGAAGGTCGTCACCGCACGCGTCGTCGGGATCGCCGGCGTGACGTTGCTGTGCGGCGGCGCCACCGCCCTCTGCGGACCGATCGTGTTCCTCGGCCTGGTCGCGCCCCACTTCGTACGGCGGACCTGCGGCCACGACTACCGCTGGCTCGTCCCCCTGGCCGGCCTCGCGGGTGCGGTGCTGCTGCTCCTCTCGGACACGCTCGGACGCGTCGTCAGTCCCCCCGGAGAGCTCGAGGCCGGCATCGTCGTCGCCATCGTCGGGGCGCCGGTCCTGCTCGCCATCACCCGCAGCCGCCGGCTGGTGAGCCTGTGA
- a CDS encoding FecCD family ABC transporter permease, with amino-acid sequence MSARETDARRAARPGLGVGPIGIHLRRRAAWCAAGLVALLVVLIGWSTFTGTIDLPASRVWATLTGSGDSIEELVVLDHRFGRAVVAVLVGFALGCAGGLTQSITRNPIASPDILGVTAGAAATATLILTQPGLIDDPTQASSILAPAALLGGLATTGLILAIGWRGGFSGVRLILVGIAVNALAGAVTTWLLTRAELDTAAVAARWLVGSLDAARYDDLAVLLPVIGLALGAVLILSRDVGALRLGRDVAGALGTPPIRTEALALLVAVGLAAVTTAYVGPISFVAFVAPQAAMRLFGTAGPPPIAGGLLGAALLLAADLVSANLPTPLPVGIVTAVVGAPFLLYLVIRHTRRTSV; translated from the coding sequence GTGAGCGCGCGTGAGACGGACGCCCGCCGCGCAGCGCGGCCCGGTCTCGGAGTCGGTCCCATCGGGATCCACCTGCGTCGACGCGCGGCCTGGTGTGCGGCCGGCCTGGTCGCTCTGCTCGTCGTTCTGATCGGCTGGTCCACGTTCACGGGCACGATCGACCTCCCGGCGAGCCGGGTGTGGGCGACCCTGACCGGCTCGGGCGACAGCATCGAGGAGCTCGTGGTGCTCGACCACCGCTTCGGTCGGGCTGTGGTCGCGGTGCTGGTCGGCTTCGCCCTCGGGTGCGCCGGCGGGCTGACCCAGTCCATCACGCGCAACCCGATCGCCAGCCCGGACATCCTCGGCGTCACCGCCGGCGCTGCCGCGACCGCCACGCTGATCCTCACCCAGCCGGGTCTGATCGACGACCCGACCCAGGCGTCGAGCATCCTCGCGCCGGCAGCACTCCTCGGTGGCCTCGCGACGACCGGGCTGATCCTGGCCATCGGCTGGCGCGGGGGGTTCTCCGGAGTCCGGCTGATCCTCGTCGGCATCGCCGTCAACGCGCTCGCCGGCGCGGTCACGACCTGGCTGTTGACACGCGCGGAGCTCGACACAGCCGCCGTGGCCGCCCGCTGGCTCGTCGGTTCGCTCGACGCCGCCCGGTACGACGACCTGGCTGTGCTGCTGCCCGTGATCGGACTCGCACTGGGCGCAGTGCTGATCCTGAGCCGCGACGTCGGGGCTCTGCGGCTCGGGCGCGACGTCGCGGGCGCGCTGGGCACCCCGCCCATCCGGACCGAGGCGCTCGCCCTGCTGGTCGCCGTCGGGCTGGCCGCCGTCACCACGGCGTACGTCGGCCCGATCAGCTTCGTCGCCTTCGTCGCGCCGCAGGCGGCGATGCGCTTGTTCGGCACCGCCGGACCGCCTCCGATCGCCGGCGGTCTGCTCGGCGCGGCTCTGTTGCTCGCAGCCGACCTCGTCTCGGCGAACCTCCCGACACCGCTCCCGGTCGGGATCGTCACCGCGGTCGTCGGTGCTCCCTTCCTGCTCTACCTCGTCATCCGGCACACCAGGAGGACCAGTGTCTGA
- a CDS encoding ABC transporter ATP-binding protein, with protein sequence MSDSATTTTTRLAAERITAGYGTRTVLRDLSLELPDGQVTTIIGPNGCGKSTFVRVLSRLLQPAAGQVTLDGSPLTSLRSRELARRLSMLPQNPVAPEGMTVADLAARGRQPHQPWYRQWSADDEAIAHQAMQMTGVADLREIPLDELSGGQRQRAWIAMVLAQQTDLMILDEPTTHLDLAHAAEVLDVVVELRRTAGKTVVLVLHDLSLAARYSDHLVVLDAGRVVTAGPPAEVLTRDMLADVFGLSAHVFPDPVDGLPTVVPVGHA encoded by the coding sequence GTGTCTGACTCGGCGACCACGACCACCACCCGACTCGCGGCCGAGCGCATCACGGCCGGCTACGGGACCCGGACGGTGCTGCGGGACCTGAGCCTGGAGCTCCCGGACGGACAGGTCACGACCATCATCGGACCGAACGGCTGCGGGAAGTCGACGTTCGTCCGTGTGCTGTCCCGGCTGCTGCAGCCCGCCGCCGGCCAGGTCACGCTCGACGGGTCCCCGCTGACGTCCCTGCGCAGCCGTGAGCTGGCGCGGAGACTGTCGATGCTCCCCCAGAACCCGGTCGCCCCCGAAGGCATGACCGTCGCCGACCTCGCGGCACGCGGGCGGCAGCCGCACCAGCCGTGGTACCGCCAGTGGTCGGCGGACGACGAGGCCATCGCCCACCAGGCGATGCAGATGACCGGCGTCGCCGACCTCCGCGAGATCCCGCTCGACGAGCTCTCGGGCGGACAGCGCCAGCGAGCATGGATCGCGATGGTCCTGGCCCAGCAGACCGACCTGATGATCCTCGACGAGCCGACCACGCACCTCGACCTCGCCCACGCGGCGGAGGTCCTCGACGTCGTCGTGGAGCTGCGACGCACCGCCGGCAAGACGGTCGTCCTCGTCCTCCACGACCTCAGCCTGGCCGCGCGCTACAGCGACCACCTCGTCGTGCTCGACGCCGGCCGCGTCGTGACGGCCGGTCCCCCCGCCGAGGTCCTGACGCGCGACATGCTGGCCGACGTGTTCGGGCTGAGCGCGCACGTGTTCCCGGACCCGGTCGACGGCCTGCCGACGGTGGTCCCGGTCGGACACGCGTAG
- a CDS encoding glycerophosphodiester phosphodiesterase family protein: MRSMLATCVAAVSTALVLTAAPGAVATPAPDRGHGLDRHGHGNHSGHGNHHGHGPHVRTDFDLQAHRGGIGMTTESTVAGFAKALSLGVSTLELDTQVTKDRKVVVTHDRRVSATVCRDTDPVTPGDPQFPYVGKYIKDLTLAQIKTMDCGYQQKPGFPQQEVVAGARMAELSDVFDLVKARRAWGVRLNIETKVEAGAPEETAPRPIFVRRVAQEIRRSGLSRLVTIQSFDWGALKLMHRISPRLPLVALTNYDFLQVGQPGASPWLGGIDADDFGGDFVRAAASIDGVTTLSPNYGFPQNGTVDQQGFEFYVTERMVRDAHHRGLDVVPWTCDDMPTVAALMDMGVDGIITDYPNRVRDLMAERGLDRPRAYPAL, encoded by the coding sequence ATGCGCAGCATGCTCGCGACCTGCGTCGCCGCAGTGTCGACCGCTCTCGTCCTCACCGCGGCGCCGGGCGCCGTCGCCACCCCGGCACCCGACCGCGGCCACGGCCTGGACCGCCACGGGCACGGCAATCACTCCGGTCATGGCAACCACCACGGTCACGGCCCTCACGTCCGTACCGACTTCGACCTCCAGGCCCACCGCGGCGGGATCGGCATGACCACGGAGTCGACGGTCGCCGGCTTCGCGAAGGCGCTGTCGCTCGGTGTCAGCACGCTCGAGCTCGACACCCAGGTGACCAAGGACCGCAAGGTCGTCGTCACCCACGACCGCCGCGTCTCCGCCACCGTCTGCCGCGACACGGATCCGGTCACGCCCGGCGACCCCCAGTTCCCGTACGTCGGGAAGTACATCAAGGACCTCACGCTCGCCCAGATCAAGACCATGGACTGCGGCTACCAGCAGAAGCCCGGCTTCCCCCAGCAGGAGGTCGTCGCCGGCGCCCGGATGGCCGAGCTCAGCGACGTCTTCGACCTGGTCAAGGCGAGGCGCGCGTGGGGCGTTCGGCTCAACATCGAGACCAAGGTCGAGGCAGGAGCTCCGGAGGAGACCGCCCCGCGACCGATCTTCGTACGCCGAGTCGCGCAGGAGATCCGTCGGTCGGGCCTGAGCCGACTCGTCACGATCCAGTCGTTCGACTGGGGCGCGCTCAAGCTGATGCACCGGATCTCACCCCGACTGCCGCTCGTGGCCCTGACGAACTACGACTTCCTCCAGGTCGGACAGCCCGGCGCCTCACCGTGGCTCGGCGGCATCGACGCCGACGACTTCGGGGGCGACTTCGTCCGCGCCGCCGCGTCCATCGACGGCGTGACGACGCTCTCGCCGAACTACGGCTTCCCGCAGAACGGCACGGTCGACCAGCAGGGATTCGAGTTCTACGTGACTGAGCGGATGGTCCGCGACGCGCACCACCGCGGCCTGGACGTCGTCCCGTGGACGTGCGACGACATGCCGACGGTCGCCGCGCTGATGGACATGGGGGTGGACGGCATCATCACCGACTACCCGAACCGGGTGCGGGACCTGATGGCCGAGCGCGGCCTCGACCGGCCGCGCGCCTACCCGGCGCTCTGA
- a CDS encoding DUF4262 domain-containing protein → MPSRATKERMALSVRDRIDEFGWAIQHVGDGCDDPTCLNHHVEEEFTFGYTVGLTRYDGHPELIVCGLRAEPAARILNQLGDEVREGRRFVHGDEIALSAPYRGRLIDVADSSRELIWANVLYQPGTSADPGAAARVAGPAEPPSRRARVRALRGAPAAPRALVTHARVPAVRRGAVRCPSSARRAVRKDEDTRHALDG, encoded by the coding sequence ATGCCGAGCCGCGCCACCAAGGAACGTATGGCCCTCAGCGTCCGCGACCGCATCGACGAGTTCGGCTGGGCGATCCAGCACGTCGGCGACGGCTGCGACGACCCGACGTGCCTCAACCATCATGTCGAGGAGGAGTTCACGTTCGGCTACACCGTCGGCCTGACCCGCTACGACGGGCATCCTGAGCTCATCGTCTGCGGTCTCCGTGCCGAGCCGGCGGCGCGCATCCTCAATCAGCTCGGCGACGAGGTGCGCGAGGGACGGCGGTTCGTCCACGGGGACGAGATCGCCCTCTCCGCGCCGTACCGCGGGAGGCTGATCGACGTCGCCGACTCGTCACGCGAACTCATCTGGGCCAACGTGCTCTACCAACCCGGGACGTCCGCCGATCCCGGCGCTGCAGCTCGTGTGGCCGGACCAGCAGAACCGCCTTCCCGGCGAGCCCGGGTCCGAGCACTGCGAGGAGCACCAGCCGCTCCTCGGGCCCTGGTGACCCACGCGCGTGTCCCCGCCGTACGGCGTGGCGCGGTCCGCTGCCCGAGCTCGGCTCGCCGCGCTGTGCGGAAGGACGAGGACACACGGCACGCCCTGGATGGATGA
- a CDS encoding antitoxin — translation MRTTLDIDDDVLQAVKERARRTRRSAGSVLSELARESLTRGDANQPDDEFFGFAPLPHRGEVVSNRLLDELREEIGE, via the coding sequence ATGCGTACCACGCTCGACATCGACGACGATGTCCTTCAGGCCGTGAAGGAGCGTGCCCGCCGCACCCGGCGCAGCGCCGGCTCCGTCCTCTCGGAGCTCGCCCGGGAGTCGCTCACGCGTGGCGACGCGAATCAGCCCGACGACGAGTTCTTCGGCTTCGCCCCGCTCCCGCACCGCGGCGAGGTCGTCTCGAACCGCCTGCTCGACGAGCTCCGCGAGGAGATCGGCGAGTGA
- a CDS encoding GOLPH3/VPS74 family protein, producing the protein MLIAEDLLLLAYDDESGKAQSDAYHLDYRLAGALLIELALDGRVDVVREDGPVVAESGGTRVKAGRVVVVDAAPTGSAVLDDALVRVAEKPRKPKDLISPLGKGLRDRLLADLAERGVLRREELRVRGIFPTTRWPAEDSSHEVRVREECVAVLLDGAEPSPRTAALISVAGEGSVAHLVPRDQRKAAKARAEEIAESSWAGDAVKKAVDEITAAVMVAVFVPVIATGAT; encoded by the coding sequence ATGCTGATCGCCGAGGACCTCCTTCTGCTCGCCTACGACGACGAGAGCGGCAAGGCGCAGTCCGACGCGTACCACCTCGACTACCGGCTCGCCGGCGCGCTGCTGATCGAGCTGGCGCTGGATGGGCGGGTCGACGTCGTGCGGGAGGACGGACCTGTCGTCGCCGAGTCCGGCGGCACGCGCGTGAAGGCCGGCCGCGTCGTGGTCGTCGATGCCGCCCCCACCGGCAGTGCGGTGCTCGACGACGCGCTCGTACGGGTCGCCGAGAAGCCGCGCAAGCCGAAGGACCTCATCAGCCCGCTCGGCAAGGGTCTCCGCGACCGGCTGCTCGCGGACCTGGCGGAGCGCGGCGTGCTGCGGCGCGAGGAGCTGCGTGTGCGGGGGATCTTCCCGACCACGCGGTGGCCGGCCGAGGACTCCTCGCACGAGGTCCGCGTGCGCGAGGAGTGCGTCGCCGTGCTGCTCGACGGCGCGGAGCCGTCACCGCGGACGGCGGCCCTGATCTCCGTCGCCGGTGAGGGCAGCGTCGCTCACCTCGTGCCGCGCGACCAGCGTAAGGCGGCCAAGGCGCGGGCGGAGGAGATCGCTGAGAGCTCCTGGGCGGGCGACGCGGTGAAGAAGGCGGTCGACGAGATCACGGCGGCGGTGATGGTCGCGGTGTTCGTCCCGGTGATCGCGACCGGCGCGACCTGA
- a CDS encoding patatin-like phospholipase family protein, translating to MTIGFVLGGGGVRGAVHVGMLKALFETGVRPDVVVGTSIGAITGVAVAAEPEPSVIDRLTEAWSSRAAGAVYGDPWYRQLRRAARSRIHLYDPEPLRDLIRDAAQGRDTFEALEVPLVVSAASIERSRETWFDSGPLVEAVLASASVPGALPPTRIGDEHFLDGGLVDSIPLGEAVRRGATTVYVLQVGRIEEPLTAPRTPADVARVSFEIARRHRFFRELEDTPDDVTVHVLPTGGALPGDERLGAFRRMDTTELRIQRAYASARDYLTRSR from the coding sequence GTGACGATCGGCTTCGTACTCGGTGGCGGCGGGGTCCGCGGCGCCGTCCACGTAGGGATGCTCAAGGCCCTGTTCGAGACCGGCGTCCGGCCCGATGTCGTGGTGGGGACGTCCATCGGCGCCATCACCGGCGTAGCCGTAGCCGCGGAGCCGGAGCCGTCCGTGATCGACCGGCTCACCGAGGCGTGGTCGTCGCGAGCGGCCGGCGCGGTGTACGGCGACCCGTGGTACCGCCAGCTGCGACGTGCCGCCCGGTCGCGCATCCACCTCTACGACCCCGAACCGCTGCGGGACCTGATCAGGGATGCGGCGCAGGGCCGCGACACCTTCGAGGCGCTGGAGGTGCCGCTCGTGGTGTCGGCCGCGTCGATCGAGCGCTCCCGAGAAACGTGGTTCGACTCGGGACCGCTGGTGGAGGCCGTCCTCGCGTCGGCGTCCGTGCCGGGCGCGCTCCCGCCGACGCGGATCGGCGACGAGCACTTCCTCGACGGCGGGCTGGTCGACTCGATCCCGCTCGGCGAGGCCGTGCGCCGGGGTGCGACCACCGTCTACGTGCTGCAGGTCGGCCGGATCGAGGAGCCCCTCACGGCGCCGCGAACACCGGCGGACGTCGCCCGGGTGAGCTTCGAGATCGCACGCCGGCACCGCTTCTTCCGCGAGCTCGAGGACACCCCTGACGACGTCACCGTGCACGTGCTGCCGACCGGCGGTGCGCTGCCCGGAGACGAGCGGCTGGGCGCGTTCCGTCGCATGGACACGACGGAGCTGCGGATCCAGCGGGCGTACGCGAGTGCGCGCGACTACCTCACCAGGAGTCGGTGA
- a CDS encoding 1-acyl-sn-glycerol-3-phosphate acyltransferase — MAPPPLLVRRLVLAPLVVLLAIVVVPTTLMFALVVGAALTWVLPGRLRVVRALWMLAFYIVWDAAALVALFGLWVASGFGLAMRQPWCRRAHVALMRRMLALFFWQARWTLRLRIIADVGDGTGADDVPLPDAPLVVVSRHAGPGDSFILVNWLLAEHDRVPAIVLKDTLQWDPAIDVLLHRLPSAFVTPARRRRPGQPSTRETIARVAADMGPQDALVLFHEGGNVTPRRRTARIAALRDGGQEALAVRAKAMPNVMAPHAGGFATALDAAPQASVLVVAHTGLERLVTLKDIWRELPMDKTITLGGWLTSSGDLPPDGVSRAAWLFDQWAGVDAWITAQNRQLEPEA; from the coding sequence ATGGCACCTCCTCCCCTGCTCGTACGCCGCCTCGTGCTGGCGCCGCTGGTCGTGCTGCTCGCGATCGTGGTCGTCCCCACCACGCTGATGTTCGCGCTCGTGGTCGGCGCGGCGCTGACCTGGGTGCTGCCCGGCCGGCTGCGGGTCGTCCGGGCGCTGTGGATGCTGGCGTTCTACATCGTGTGGGACGCCGCCGCGCTCGTCGCGCTCTTCGGCCTGTGGGTCGCGTCCGGCTTCGGGCTGGCGATGCGGCAACCGTGGTGCCGCAGGGCGCACGTCGCCCTGATGCGCCGGATGCTCGCGCTGTTCTTCTGGCAGGCGCGGTGGACGTTGCGGCTGCGGATCATCGCCGACGTCGGCGACGGCACCGGAGCCGACGACGTACCGCTCCCCGACGCGCCGCTGGTCGTCGTGAGCCGGCACGCCGGTCCCGGGGACTCCTTCATCCTCGTGAACTGGCTGCTCGCCGAGCACGACCGCGTCCCGGCGATCGTCCTCAAGGACACGCTGCAGTGGGATCCCGCGATCGACGTGCTGCTCCACCGGCTGCCCTCGGCGTTCGTCACCCCGGCCCGGCGTCGCCGGCCGGGCCAGCCGTCGACCCGCGAGACCATCGCTCGCGTCGCGGCGGACATGGGCCCGCAGGACGCCCTGGTGCTCTTCCACGAGGGCGGCAACGTGACCCCCCGTCGCCGGACCGCACGGATCGCGGCGCTCCGCGACGGCGGGCAGGAGGCCCTCGCCGTCCGCGCCAAGGCGATGCCGAACGTGATGGCGCCCCACGCCGGCGGGTTCGCGACCGCGCTCGACGCCGCCCCGCAGGCCTCCGTCCTCGTGGTCGCGCACACCGGGCTGGAGCGGCTGGTCACGCTGAAGGACATCTGGCGCGAGCTCCCGATGGACAAGACGATCACGCTCGGCGGATGGCTGACGTCGTCCGGCGACCTGCCGCCCGACGGCGTCAGCCGCGCTGCGTGGCTCTTCGACCAGTGGGCCGGTGTCGACGCCTGGATCACCGCCCAGAACCGACAGCTCGAACCGGAGGCGTGA
- a CDS encoding uracil-DNA glycosylase: MTILNRGAYDAGLLLDDTYIPGSIAARRARADDPHVAPLNALARDIGERLDEHVPQLDPESGGTKARVLLLQRDPYEVAAIGTRMISRHNNDRTDGNTFAACEEAGLAYADTLHWNVIPWWAQDPAKAVGGKDRSVAGEARRAAPYLRQTLDLLPNLDTVVLLGNQARTAWARAAGALPELEDGLRVLACPHPSPRAWSLTNAGTGEKNGEITLRVLREAAGAGVTPPVRAVGSGR, translated from the coding sequence ATGACGATCCTCAACCGCGGCGCGTACGACGCCGGACTGCTGCTCGACGACACGTACATCCCCGGCTCGATCGCGGCGAGACGGGCCCGCGCGGACGACCCGCACGTCGCCCCGCTGAACGCCCTCGCGCGCGACATCGGCGAGCGGCTCGACGAGCACGTGCCGCAGCTCGACCCGGAGAGCGGAGGGACCAAGGCGCGCGTCCTGCTGCTGCAGCGCGACCCGTACGAGGTCGCGGCGATCGGGACCCGGATGATCAGCCGGCACAACAACGACCGCACCGACGGCAACACGTTCGCGGCCTGCGAAGAGGCTGGCCTTGCTTACGCCGACACGCTGCACTGGAACGTGATCCCGTGGTGGGCGCAGGACCCCGCGAAGGCCGTCGGCGGCAAGGACCGGTCGGTCGCAGGGGAGGCGCGGCGGGCGGCGCCGTACCTCCGTCAGACCCTCGATCTGCTCCCGAACCTCGACACCGTCGTCCTCCTCGGCAACCAGGCGCGTACGGCGTGGGCTCGCGCCGCCGGTGCGCTCCCCGAGCTCGAGGACGGCCTGCGGGTGCTGGCGTGTCCGCACCCGAGCCCGCGGGCGTGGAGCCTCACGAACGCGGGCACGGGTGAGAAGAACGGCGAGATCACCCTGCGCGTGCTGCGCGAGGCGGCCGGTGCGGGGGTCACGCCTCCGGTTCGAGCTGTCGGTTCTGGGCGGTGA